The sequence TCCACAACAGGAACATGCCCTTTAGAAGTCCGTTCCATCCAAAGTTGAATGGTTGAAAACACCAGGGTTCAGAGTGAATCCTCTTTAGAGTGGTTGCAATGCAGTGAATCATCTCTGTTggcaagtttaaaaaataaacctcAAGATGATGCAACTCCCTTCTATTCAGTAACATGGATGAATTCAGACTTCATTTCAAAGTCTGGgtcacacatttccacttttattcGTAATTTCCTCACTTTTTTAGTATATCTTATTCATATGAGTCTCTGGACTCGTCTCATGTAACCCATCCAGCATTAAACAGAATCTCAAATAGGAGGTTAAACCTGGTTGTCCGCAATACCCAAAAGGCCATAATAAATGAACTCGCTGTAACTCACCTTGAGATGTGATATTTCTTTTAACTAAAAAGCGATGGAGGCTGGCCAGTTTTGAACTGTCGCTGCCTTACGTTTATCCTCACTCCGGATCTTTGCCTTAGCTGTCCTCAGACAAGCTGTTTCTCCGATATGGTGTGAGACGGCTCCATTGGCAGTAGTGATTGCAGTGCTAGCGGAgtacagaaatattttaatgtaactcGCTTTGCACTCCTTAAGGTTTGTTACATTCACGCGTTGTCATCTGTGCTCACCACGTGACCTCTCTCTGAAGTTCATAGCTTCTCCATAAGGCAGTTTGAGACGAGCCAAAGCTGGGGTCGGCGATGACAGCAGCAGATCATCCCACtgaaaaatctgttttaaaaaaagtaaattgtagcaacaagccagaggccaaattttaacattaataatttaataacagaAAAGTTTGTTGAAGCATAAAAAGATGGCGCTTTTGTACAAAAGTTGCCAAATAATACATGACATGGAAGTGAAGTAAGTGATGACCCTAATCTAATTAACCCCTTCAAGCAGATACTTATTGATTAGCAAAGTGATTATCAATAACGTTGCCCCTGCTTTTTCAATTCAAATTGTACCTTCAATATTTGAAGATGTGcgagttaattaataaaaataactttgccAATAAGTCAGTAAAAGACTAAAACGTGAACTAATGCGAGTATAACAGACACAAGGCAACAAAAATGTTTACACGCTTGGCAGCTCTCGCGTGAGCTACAGCTGGCTGCCTCAAAATGTGATGAATGAAACTGCAATCCAATCgtgtggagttttgttttttcttttgttaaatctGTTTGTGTACAATTAAGCAGCCTTTTTTATTatccttaaaatgtattttcaaaatatgtGCTTTAAGATGGCTACTTTCtcctttttaaaattctaaaaaacacgagatttctttactttttatttaacaaagtctcACATCATCATAAGCTAATAAAACAGATCTAATCCATtagaaatttaaaaaggcaaGCAGAGCAATGTGCCTTACTTTTAATAACTATGAACTCGGGCAGCAGACGATGCAACAGTTTTGATGAATGGTTGTCTTTAGACGCAGTTTCAGCATAATGAGTCTCTGGTAACAGATGTACAGAAGTCTGGCTCCTTCAGGAGAGAGAAATAAATTTCAGGCAAAGTGCTGTTAAGGGTGGTTGTGCTGAATACGTTCTGCTTCTAATTTTGACAAAGCTGAACAATTATACTGATACGGTAGTTGGTTTTAAGAGCCACGGACTAAATGCATACATTGTTAATCAGAAATTGTGAGTCTGTATTTCCTTCAGTTATGTTCCAAGTCCAGTCTATTGTGTGCGGGCATTCAAGCCAGTCCATCTCACATTGCACACACTCGCACTCGGTCACATTGGATGAATTCAGAATTGCACGCTGTTGGTAtttggaggaaaaccagagaacGCCTTCTggaaatgtgtaaactccacaaagGCTTGGACTACCAGAACTAACCACGGCATTTACACTTTCTCTCATGTGCACAGaagtgtttcctttttttctttttagttctgTCTGTTGTATGGCtgtatagtatataataaaataacaagggccaatggaagaaaacctcttgagtgtaaaactatataaaaatattgtttcattcaaaaaaacataCAAGTAGAAACTCAgattatcaaaataaataaaagcaaaaccaaTTGTCTGCCCTGCCCCAGGGCCTGAATACACATTGAATATGAATGAAGCTCCCACCCAGACATCAAACGTGATGGACCAGCACCCAGTGCAGACcctcttgtgttttcttttatcaaTCCCCCAAGCACAGTACCACATTGTCCATTGATTATTTGATCCTTGCCTCAAATGGCGCTTTTCctctgcatagtacggcacagcacggttcagtacagctcaccttggttcggctcggtttgcgtttcgactgcagtttagtactgctttagagtgggcgggattattcacgtgtcgttatagttgcgccgcctctactgccgtgacaccgtggaacttttacaacaacacgcagaccaCGACaacacatcactagctaacttttatcactgcaAGGCATCAAATGAACTTAActgtcagtgtaacattaaaatgctgattctgtatattacagatcttccacaagtcgccgcaacagaccatctgtttggacatttaaccgtgcttcagagtggtgggatttgattgttcccggttttacaaacactcagtggctggagaactttcgaatgtctgaagaaacattcatccacttatgcaacaaactgcgtccagcgatggagagacgggacacaaacttccgcgtgtgtgtacctttaaagaaaagaatagccagtgacgcagtaatgacgattttctccggccaatcagtgaccagcagagtttacacgtcacgttttggtaaagGTTCGGcccgcttggaacctcggctgaggtggtactaaaaaaaggaccaggtaccaggtactgttcccagtggaaaaccccccaaaagtgagctgaactgaaccatgttgtgccgtactatgcagtggaaaatcgCCAAAGGAATCTTGCCCCGGAGCAGCTCAGATCATTTAAAACTATTAGGTGGTGTTCTCCTGGGTAACTATAATGTTTGGTTTCAAGGGAGCCAGTCAAGTCCAGTTCCCTTTCATGGCATGTGGTTTCTCTGCAGCTATACATCTATCTGAGACCCTGATACTGTTCACTGCTGCTTACTCAGACTCTGATTCTGTCATTTCTCTGAGATTCTGTGCTGTCCTCCACAAGCGTTGGAGATGTAGTGTGGCCTTCTGTCCCATATGACCTTGTGATGGCTCACTCCCTCCCACACTCCTATCCCCTTAACCCGAGGGCACTGAAATGTAAAACCTACATTTTCGCCCTGTTAGTGCTAACCCATCAGGGCTCTTGGAGGGATCTCATTTCATGAGTCTTGGTGTTTTTCCTTATATTGTAATTGCAAGGCTGCTCCAGTCTTTTACCACATGACTGCCTTGTTGGTGAAATTAATGCAAATGTTGATGCATGATGATTTGTAACAAAATTATATTCTTCTGAgcagatgaaataaaaaggcCAATTATTTGGCAACTTGCCACCTCCCTCCTTGTCCTCAATCAGtgtgtttttacaatataaccaaCATGTGTTATCTTTGATACCTCGTGTTCCTCGTGAAGGCAGTCTTCAGTTTATAAGCTGACAAAATATTCTGTTGAGCAATGCCATGTATTCTCATAAGCAACATTTAATCAAtctaattttgtgatttttgggtGGTAAGTGGTATGCCATCCATCTTCTCTGCAAACAGTTATGTGAATTTATTAGGATTTTCATTTGAAGAGAATGTTAGGGATCTGTTCTGTTTCAAACGTTTTAAGGACAAGATACACAAAGAGATACATGGTTGAatagctttttgtttattttattcactCTTTGACAGTTATGGCCCATTATTTTCGAAGCCAGAATTTCCACTACATTAAAGCCCATCCCCATTAGGAGGATAGGCGAATTCTGTGCCATGAATAACTGGGCCTGGGAATCTGATCCCAGTGCCTAAAACTGAAGCAGTAGTGAGTGATACGACGCCAGTGTGCATCCCCAAAAAATATATTGGTAAAAATGTAGATTGTGTTAGgtttaatcaataaaaataagcaaTGGAGCATCCAATATGTACATGTTTGGAAAGTAGTCAATAAAAATGTCTTGGATGGTGAACCTTGCAGTTAGCATATCCTCAAGACTAGAGTGAATTTATTGCCAAAAAGTGGACACTGCTGTGGCTGTGAGGTCATACAGTGTATTGTGCATTGTAATGGCTTCACTTCATGGAGCTTTTGGTGTTGGAGATGATTTGCATTTGCAGCATAACAGAAGGCCATGGTGAGTGGTTAAAGAGTTTTAACTTGCTGGAATCACGGGACCACACATGCCTGTTGAGTGCTGTTCTGGTCTTTTGCACAGCCAATTGTTTCTGgagatttaaataattatttaaaaaaaaaaaaggaatagacACACACATTATCTTAACTGAAAATGAATACAGAGATTCTCAGAGTTGAATTTTGTGCTTGCTAAGACTTGGTCTGCTACATATCAGATGGGTCAAGTGCAAGTGAACATGAATGTGGAAGGGGGTCTGCTCCATACAGGCCTAATTCCAGCTCTGCACCCAGTTGCGATAGGCCTCTGCTCCCTGCCACTCCGAAGGGAAGACATGGGGTTAAAAAATAGAACTGGCAACTCCTGCTGCATACAAATTGGTAGTAATACACATTTAATAGCCCAGTTGATGTATGTAAATCATGATTTTTATGGATGTTTTATGGTAattgtttatttgcttttctttaagaaaattactaattccattgtgaattaaaaaaaaaaatgcctgctgAATGTTCATCAAAGGACCGGCATGAGATGCATAGATGATGCGTGTGAACGAGCTGTCTGTTACATTGCACGTGTATGCACTGTTCCTGGTGTTACCAGTGGTGGGACTGTGTGCCAATGCTGGTTGTTGCTCATACCATGGTCAGCACAAATGTGGATCCTTAATTATTTAGTTGGCCGGGGGCCCAGTTATGTCCCGTGTTCTGCAGATATCCTTTCAGTCTTtagttgttggttttttttcccctacttTAATTTACCTTCACCCTGTTAGGATTCTGATCCCAGTCACTTATGTGCCATATTACATTGTTTGAAGGTATTGATATCCTTTTTCACAACACTCGAGCAAACAGGACATGTCATGATGTTGTTTTCTTGGGGGAGACGGACCTCTTTAGCAGAGACTATATTCTAGTATGGTACAGAGCCCAGTGTTTTTAAAGAAGTAAATATTTGTGGCTGCTTTTATCTTGAATGTAATTCTGTGTGCAGagtacgttttttttttccttcccttaaGCCAATCTGCACTATAAATGGAAGATGATGAAGCAGTCTgctaaaaaataacaaacaaaaaaaaaaggtggaatTTAAAACTGTGggattccttttcattttcaacaGGTTGTCTGCTTTAGTTTATTTGCATATAGAAATGTGCTCGATACTCCTGAAAGTTGGCCACCTTCAAATTTCTAATTGTGTTATTGCAAAGTCTGTTTGATGTTTTCTGAATCTATGATTGGTACAATGGGCTGTCCAAGTGAAGTTACGCCATGGACTAGCTCCAGCCATCCAATTTCAAGCTCACTTGCTCCAATTCGAGTTTACATTTCCTGAAGGTACCAGAAGCAAAgtaggagccaaccctggatagtgtgccagtccatcgcgCAGCCAGTTTGCTTAGACAGGATCATTGTAGAGTTTTAAGTCAAATTAACTTTCATGTTTTTCAGATGTGGGAGTAAAGAAAACAGCCCAGGTTTGTGAACATGCAGCAAATTACTTTTCTAAATTATGGATGACCTACAAATCCAAACCAAAATtgtagtttagaaaatggatgatgtTGGTGCACATGCCCTTTGTTcgtttctttattcatttattctgcTTTACATCGCTACATACAAGTTTAAATAGctgcatttacatttaatttagtcCAACACTGGAGACTTGTCTAGGGTGCTGCCAGGAGTGGCTCCAGCAGCCACTGTGACACTGAATTGCAATAAGCAGCTTTAGTATGTTATGTTCTGAATATATTCTGTTAACACAAAAGGCAGGCATGATCTGTTTAAGTGTTTGTTCTTCCTCCAGTCTCCTCTCCGTCCTGGACTAAGTCTTAAATAGTTCTTATTGCTGTGATGCACTTATTCCTGCAGACTTCATTATTTGTTGTGCGGTTGTTTTTCCTTCTCCAGCACATCCCCTTGtttctataatatatattttttttaatgttttagaaaTAGATGAAGTTGTTTCCATATTTCTGAATTTTGATCTCTGGGagttaagtgattttttttaggATTACAGAGTGatgtttatttaaacagtattCTTCTAGTTTGTAGAATAGAATCTGTGCCACTAGACAACACTGGTTCAGTTCTTTTAGtataatgcatcttttttttttttttttttttttcttgccttttctTTAATAAGTGCAGAGGAGCCGTCTGGGTCATCAATTGGTTCTCAATTCCGTGTGCTCCATTGTGTTTTGGTGATAGGATTAACATCAAATAGGTTGTCCCTTTAAGAAGGTGTTAACAGCGCTGGTGTGACTTGATTTCTTTCTGAAGGCCCCACGTTATGTCGGCAGTGCTTCTCAAGCTGGGTGCTCAGAGGATGGTAGTCCGTTACTTTATGAATCTCTCGGTGTCTGTGATTATCTTTTTGAGGTATGAACTTTCCAAAATTCACATTTGGAATCGTAATCATTTAAAATGCTCAGAATAATTTGTACTTACTTTCTCAGTGTTGTTAAGGGCTTTGAAAGCATGcatagttatttttattgttactgaGTAATCCGTACCTGAAATGCGTTCTACAGATTCATGCACTTTTCCTCATTAGTCTTTGCTTCcagcattataaaataaaaattcttacaCAGAAAAGTATTTTTGACGAAATGTTCATTTCTTGGTAGCTATCGTGCTGAATAATATATTAATCTATGAGTGTAGATTGTTATAAAGCATTTTTGTTTGATATATTTTTCCTCTTGGTATGTgcctattttaatattttagagtGTTTTTTGGAAATAATAAGGTGAGTAATggttttaattttcactttctttggtgtgttattttgaaaatgtttttataaatggagatttgttttatttctcaatTAACAAATATAAGAGAGGCAATTCccaatttgtattttatgttgagAGCATGTTAAGCATGTTGTTGTTGTCTAGAAATTCCAACCTGCCTCCATTTTGCTCGGCCtcctttatttttacatttgctgTTGTCTCTGGTACTTGGACTCAAGACAGTTTTATTTGTGTGTCCATCAGTCAGTCATGAGCAAGAACTTCACACTTTGTTAGTCAAACGTGCTTTTGAAGCGGTTGGTTTAGGGTGCAGCTAGTAACTCTGCCTCCAAATGTTCAGAAGAATTGCTTGACACGCATAGCCTGCTTTTCTTATCAAGCTGCTCTTCATTCAGGGGCTCAGCTGTGCGTGTGATGCTGAACATTAAATGCTtattaatatgaaaatgtttatttgcagtcTCTTTATGCTCGTTAGACGCCGGTAGGTGGTCTGACCCACATTAGCTCTTTAGTCCTGTTTCTGAAATTACCAATCTTGAAATCAGTGATATAAAAAAGTCCCTTGAAAGAaatattaattgtattttaagtGTTAAAATCCAAGATCTAAATTGTAATGTagaaaacattaatgaaaaagaTGCTTTCTTATCAAACATTCAGATTTAAAACCACGTAGTGTATCTCAATAATACCCTGCTTGTCATTGATTTACCACACAAGGCCCGCTCATGTACACTACTCTTGATATGTTACCAGTTTAGTAAGTACTGGGGTGTTAACTCAACTCCACTAGTAGAGATCGATTGTCGGAAACACGTGGCTAACGTCTGGTGTGGTACATTGCAAGCTTTAAATTGCTGTTCTTTTTGTACAAACCTGCTGAATGAGTTGGAGCTGCCAGCTAAAACGGgtgtcagtaataataataataataataatatggggTGTGTGGAGGAGCCCTAAATGGAGCATGCTGTGAGAACCTCTATCCTAAGAGGTTATACTTAAATTGTGGCCACCTCCTTCCCACTTAAATGTGCTTAAATTTGCTGAAAGTCCAAGTTGACTACATGAAGGTAGACATTCAGAGAATCCTAAAGCTCATCCTCTCTATCAAGTGACTGTTACTGTTATATATAAATTATCTTGCATACTGTAGATACTGGCTCAGCCTGGGAAGGgtacatttgaaatgttttttacgTCATGGAGGGGTCTTGGGATGAAGCTTCACCTTGCTgaatttttaatactttatttttattttttttttcattacagaacACTTACAAGCTCTGAATTTATCTGTAACCTGTCATTGGGTGCTGGCTTGCAATGTACTTGATGCTGCGATATTTGGAAATGCTGGTTCCCTGACCTTCTGATCTGTTTCTTCAGACGCATTAGGAACTTttaaattagtgaaaaaaaatttGTCAAACAAACTGCTGTCTCCCCACCAGTAGCATCAGTAACTCTCAAAACATGCCTATCCTAAAGCAGCTGGTGTCAAATTCGTCGCAGTCAAAGCGCCGCTCACGTGTGGACCTCACTGCAGACATGATCAGTGCACCTTTGGGAGATTTTCGGCATACCATGCACGTTGGGCGGGGTGGAGACGCTTTTGGGGATACCTCTTTTCTCAGCACCCGATCAGGGGAGCCCCCACAACAGGAAGCACATCCGCAAAGCTCTGGTTCCAGGCCTAGTCTCCTGTCCCGTACGTTCAGACACAGCAAAAGGTCGCAGTCTGTAACCCGAGTAGATAAACGGGAGTCAACTCTAGCTCTTCCCAGTACCTCACCGTCCtttgttaaaaatgcagtctcccTACCACATCTGAATGACGACAATGAAGCACCTCAAAGGGCGAGCATTATTTCGGTACCAAAAAGTCTCTCTTCTAGCCCACTGAAGATGATTGCCAATGAAAGGCCTGTCAATGGAGCTGCAGCCTCTTTGCAGGGAGAACCAGAGCACTTTGATGAAAGAGACTTTGGTGAACTCTCAGATCTCCCAACAACATCTCTCCCTAAAACAGGAGGTGGGCTAAAACATGCTGAATCCATCATGTCTTTCCATGTAGATTTGGGACCATCGATGCTAGGAGATATTCTAAGCATTATGGACAAAAAGGGCTGGGAGGAAGATGATTTGGGCTTTGAGGAAGATGGAACACTAATGGGAAAGGTGTCATTGCCACCTGCTAGCCAGCAAAATGTAGCAGCTAGCATTTTGCTGCCAAAGGAAGACCCTGCCCCATACACCCCAGAGACTAAACCACGGCACCCTCGACATCCGGTGGATAGCTGCTCGGTGTCTAGCTCTGGATCTGCTGTATTAGAGGACAAGCAGCCACTTGAGAAAGAGACTCCTTCTCA comes from Polypterus senegalus isolate Bchr_013 chromosome 17, ASM1683550v1, whole genome shotgun sequence and encodes:
- the LOC120517154 gene encoding cdc42 effector protein 4-like; the encoded protein is MPILKQLVSNSSQSKRRSRVDLTADMISAPLGDFRHTMHVGRGGDAFGDTSFLSTRSGEPPQQEAHPQSSGSRPSLLSRTFRHSKRSQSVTRVDKRESTLALPSTSPSFVKNAVSLPHLNDDNEAPQRASIISVPKSLSSSPLKMIANERPVNGAAASLQGEPEHFDERDFGELSDLPTTSLPKTGGGLKHAESIMSFHVDLGPSMLGDILSIMDKKGWEEDDLGFEEDGTLMGKVSLPPASQQNVAASILLPKEDPAPYTPETKPRHPRHPVDSCSVSSSGSAVLEDKQPLEKETPSHVNVSHSRKEEEDQGFSFMDEDDDEIRV